A window of the Oncorhynchus masou masou isolate Uvic2021 unplaced genomic scaffold, UVic_Omas_1.1 unplaced_scaffold_768, whole genome shotgun sequence genome harbors these coding sequences:
- the LOC135537408 gene encoding noelin-3-like: protein MSQSIEVLNLRTQRDFQYIMRMEGQFKGLRSKFRQVEADGKTQVNRNFQELKGKMDALQPLIPVLEQYKTDAQLVVQFKQEIRNLSMVLTAIQEEIGAYDSEELQHRVLSLEGRLRNCRSRLTCGKLMKIAAPETVKTSGTRFGAWMTDPQASPTNNRVWYMDSYTNNKIVKEYKSIADFVSGVESRTYNLPFKWAGTNHVVHNGSLYYNKVQSNIVVCYRFETGRVVTQRALENAGFHNVYPYTWGGFSDIDLMADELGLWAVYATNQNAGNIVISQLNPETLQILGTWNTEYSKRNAGESFMICGTLYITNSHLTGAKVYYSYSTKTSSYEYTDIPFHNQYFHMSMLGYNARDRALYGWNNGHQVLFNITLFHIIKTEDDS from the exons atgtcccagtccattgAGGTACTGAACCTGCGGACTCAGAGAGACTTCCAGTACATCATGAGGATGGAGGGCCAGTTCAAAGGGCTAAGGTCAAAGTTCAGACAGGTAGAGGCCGACGGGAAGACACAGGTCAACAGAAACTTCCAG gagTTGAAGGGTAAGATGGAtgccctacagcctctgatcccGGTGTTGGAACAGTACAAGACAGACGCCCAGCTCGTCGTCCAGTTTAAGCAGGAGATCAGGAACTTGTCTATGGTGCTCACAGCCATCCAGGAGGAGATAGGAGCCTACGACTCTGAGGAACTACAACACAGGGTTCTGAGTCTGGAGGGCAGGCTACGCAACTGCAGGAGCAGACTCA CCTGTGGTAAACTGATGAAGATCGCTGCACCGGAGACGGTGAAGACCTCTGGGACACGGTTTGGAGCCTGGATGACAGATCCACAGGCCTCCCCTACAAACAATAGG gtctggtacATGGATAGCTACACCAACAACAAGATCGTCAAAGAGTACAAGTCCATAGCAGACTTTGTTTCCGGGGTCGAGTCTCGAACCTACAACCTGCCGTTCAAGTGGGCCGGAACCAACCATGTGGTGCACAATGGCTCTCTGTACTACAACAAGGTCCAGAGCAACATCGTGGTGTGTTACCGTTTCGAGACGGGGCGGGTTGTAACCCAGAGAGCCTTGGAGAACGCCGGGTTCCACAATGTCTACCCTTACACCTGGGGAGGCTTCTCCGACATAGACCTCATGGCCGACGAGCTGGGTCTGTGGGCCGTCTACGCCACCAATCAGAACGCAGGAAACATCGTCATCAGCCAGCTCAACCCGGAGACACTACAAATCCTCGGAACATGGAACACGGAATATTCCAAACGGAACGCGGGGGAGTCCTTTATGATCTGCGGAACACTCTACATCACCAACTCTCACCTGACTGGCGCTAAGGTTTACTACTCATACTCCACCAAGACATCCAGCTATGAGTACACAGACATCCCCTTCCATAACCAGTACTTCCACATGTCCATGTTGGGTTACAACGCCAGGGACCGGGCTCTGTACGGCTGGAACAATGGACACCAGGTTCTGTTCAACATCACGTTGTTCCACATCATCAAGACAGAGGATGATTCCTGA